In the genome of Aspergillus luchuensis IFO 4308 DNA, chromosome 2, nearly complete sequence, one region contains:
- a CDS encoding protein kinase family protein (COG:T;~EggNog:ENOG410PHAH;~InterPro:IPR000719,IPR011009;~PFAM:PF07714,PF00069;~go_function: GO:0004672 - protein kinase activity [Evidence IEA];~go_function: GO:0005524 - ATP binding [Evidence IEA];~go_process: GO:0006468 - protein phosphorylation [Evidence IEA]), giving the protein MAISIADSSCSPTRSLGLLLDPEKVDLPRPKQSMWHRLGLRRWLGRDDRDFSSHSPAGDAAPTANKPNSPAAHNEHNGNQNSNNNHHHHHNNSPPNGKNTNNKPHHSNNKAHDNLKRRLSRKVGVGLPRATTFKRQNSERRDNLSPLEPEPRRAVSADRRRAVSSHRSRSPPPTVDPRLSAPEVQWREDPSETTVERLPEANEDSDFLSEWNPCPDVAEAPEELPDDTLEMELEKRWILNLSMHFRDRSEREKFFVTYAETPTRWRRVTISCDYRGAPPDSLEQDLRELRYQRDKCARIYESIRESLSEIQFYDTVTNLKLETRDGRLHVHVTEDVNEIIPYPPVSCIGHLPQARLVPENQLHFDAHLSGFVYNVQLDGKAYIKKEIPGPDTVDEFLYEINALHALQGTPYVVRVEGIVVDDLQQVVKGLLISYAEKGALVDILYENRGLISWERRERWARQIVHGLCEIHEAGYVQGDFTLSNIVVDADDNAKIIDINRRGCPVGWEPPEIAAKIESNQRISMYIGVKTDLFQLGMTLWALAMEEDEPERQPRPLMISPDARVPDYYRRLVSICLSATPRHRLSAKELLGFFPRNMWMTEQSFPPIRPAQTGLGVALQNGALPLYDPRAAFLYHHTQPVANGASFDTQLSLDDTYSLQHDGSDFASSPDREHYIMSREQQVGVARTAEHELLEREPLSAAQRRGNAVTYSPMANGVLPQTTLRGSHAVHNTVPSYMEDEPDLVANAHPPYPRRTMDGTVDQNLCEADHLPKEFAGVKGHLSPSLNRYSSNNLSEMGRSQESPMSSADTQSTDLCPAHLTDLGQALIDDQHWPMEAPSRSVSSLLHSILPINPAANVPDQKMIDSDADRFSHLSMSSTLGYPHQGLQEPTTYLSESHLPINPAFTEDALGVHMTGREC; this is encoded by the coding sequence ATGGCCATCTCCATTGCCGACAGTTCCTGTAGCCCGACGAGGTCGCTCGGTCTGTTGTTGGACCCGGAGAAGGTTGACCTTCCCCGTCCCAAGCAGAGCATGTGGCATCGCCTGGGCCTTCGCAGGTGGCTGGGCCGCGATGATCGAGATTTCTCCTCACATTCCCCCGCTGGCGACGCTGCCCCCACCGCAAATAAACCCAATTCTCCAGCCGCCCACAATGAGCATAATGGTAATCAGAACAgtaacaacaaccaccaccaccaccacaacaactcACCCCCCAACGGCaagaacaccaacaacaagccgcaccacagcaacaacaaagcCCACGATAATCTCAAGCGTCGCCTGTCCAGAAAGGTAGGAGTTGGTCTGCCGCGAGCCACTACCTTTAAACGACAGAATTCCGAGCGGCGAGACAATCTATCACCCCTAGAACCCGAGCCCCGTCGTGCAGTGTCTGCCGACCGTCGTCGCGCCGTGAGCTCCCACCGGTCCAGATCCCCACCGCCCACCGTGGACCCCAGACTGTCCGCTCCCGAGGTTCAGTGGCGCGAAGACCCGAGCGAGACCACGGTCGAGCGACTGCCTGAGGCGAATGAGGACAGCGACTTTCTCTCGGAATGGAACCCCTGTCCTGACGTGGCGGAAGCTCCCGAGGAGCTACCGGACGACACGCTCGAGATGGAACTGGAAAAGCGATGGATTTTGAACCTGAGCATGCATTTTCGGGATCGCTCGGAGCGGGAAAAGTTTTTCGTCACATATGCTGAGACCCCGACTCGGTGGCGGAGAGTCACCATATCCTGCGACTACCGCGGTGCGCCCCCGGATTCCCTGGAACAAGACCTGAGGGAGTTGCGGTATCAGCGAGACAAGTGTGCCCGAATTTACGAGTCGATTCGCGAGTCGCTGTCGGAGATTCAGTTTTACGACACAGTCACCAACCTGAAGCTGGAAACTCGCGACGGCCGCCTGCATGTGCACGTTACGGAGGATGTCAACGAAATCATTCCCTATCCGCCTGTTTCTTGTATCGGGCATTTGCCACAAGCACGACTGGTCCCCGAGAACCAGCTCCATTTCGACGCGCATCTATCCGGCTTCGTCTACAACGTCCAGTTAGATGGCAAGGCATAtatcaagaaggagattCCTGGACCCGACACAGTAGATGAGTTTCTGTACGAGATCAACGCGCTTCACGCCTTACAGGGCACCCCTTATGTTGTCCGGGTAGAAGGAATCGTGGTCGACGACCTGCAGCAGGTGGTCAAGGGTCTTCTCATTAGCTATGCAGAAAAGGGAGCTTTAGTCGACATTCTCTACGAGAACCGTGGCTTGATTTCCTGGGAGCGGCGGGAACGCTGGGCCAGGCAGATCGTCCACGGTCTTTGTGAGATTCACGAGGCTGGCTACGTACAAGGAGACTTTACTCTTTCCAacattgttgttgatgcCGACGACAATGCCAAGATCATTGATATCAATCGCCGGGGCTGTCCGGTAGGATGGGAACCTCCTGAGATTGCGGCGAAAATCGAGAGTAACCAGCGAATATCGATGTATATTGGAGTGAAGACGGATCTGTTTCAGCTGGGCATGACGTTGTGGGCTCTGGcaatggaggaagatgagccaGAACGACAGCCTCGTCCTCTAATGATTTCACCGGACGCACGGGTACCGGACTACTACCGTAGGTTGGTCTCTATCTGTTTAAGTGCCACCCCCCGACACCGGCTGTCGGCCAAGGAACTTCTAGGCTTCTTCCCCCGCAATATGTGGATGACCGAGCAGTCGTTTCCTCCGATACGTCCTGCACAGACAGGCCTCGGCGTCGCCTTACAGAACGGCGCTTTGCCGCTGTACGATCCTCGAGCGGCTTTTCTGTATCACCACACGCAGCCTGTAGCCAATGGGGCGTCTTTCGACACTCAATTATCGCTGGATGATACCTACTCATTACAGCATGACGGCAGTgactttgcttcttctccagataGGGAACATTACATCATGTCCAGGGAGCAGCAAGTCGGGGTGGCTAGGACAGCGGAGCACGAACTGCTCGAAAGGGAGCCCCTATCTGCAGCCCAGCGCAGAGGAAATGCAGTCACCTATTCACCAATGGCCAATGGAGTCTTGCCTCAGACAACTCTGAGAGGCTCTCATGCAGTACACAACACCGTTCCAAGCTATATGGAGGACGAGCCTGATTTGGTCGCCAACGCTCATCCTCCTTATCCGCGACGAACAATGGACGGTACAGTTGATCAAAACCTCTGTGAAGCGGATCATTTGCCGAAAGAATTTGCCGGTGTAAAGGGGCATCTATCGCCATCATTGAATCGCTATTCATCCAACAATTTATCGGAAATGGGACGGTCTCAAGAATCTCCAATGTCATCAGCAGATACCCAATCAACGGATTTATGCCCAGCTCACCTGACGGACCTGGGACAGGCGCTGATTGACGACCAACATTGGCCGATGGAAGCACCGTCGCGGTCCGTTTCTTCACTTCTTCACTCGATACTACCGATTAACCCTGCAGCCAATGTCCCCGACCAGAAAATGATAGACTCAGACGCAGACCGATTCTCGCATCTCAGTATGAGTTCCACCTTGGGATACCCTCACCAAGGCCTCCAAGAACCCACGACCTATTTGAGCGAATCTCATTTACCCATCAATCCAGCTTTTACGGAAGACGCCTTAGGCGTCCATATGACAGGAAGGGAGTGTTGA
- a CDS encoding HIT family protein (COG:F;~EggNog:ENOG410PNV8;~InterPro:IPR011146,IPR039383,IPR001310,IPR036265;~PFAM:PF01230;~go_function: GO:0003824 - catalytic activity [Evidence IEA]), with product MSTPTPTTTTPTTTTMSIPTTITQILKAGPIHFGPFTVTTQVFHLTPYSYALVNLKPILPGHVLISPRRVVPRVTDLTPTETSDLFLTVRRVARMIERVYGASSLNIAIQDGADAGQSVPHVHAHVVPRKRGDLDSRGGMDAVYEMLDGEEGDLRDVFAKDGEEGGKGRRRFPRVDNEERVARSAEEMEGEAWRLAGEMEKEDLD from the exons atgtccacccccacccccaccaccacaacaccaacaacaacaacaatgtccATCCCAACCACCATAACCCAAATCCTCAAAGCCGGACCCATCCACTTCGGCCCCTTCACCGTCACAACCCAG gtCTTCCACCTAACTCCCTACAGCTACGCCCTCGTAAACCTAAAACCCATCCTCCCAGGCCACGTCCTCATCTCCCCGCGACGGGTCGTTCCCCGCGTGACAGACCTCACCCCGACCGAGACCTCAGATCTATTCCTGACCGTGCGGCGCGTAGCGCGCATGATCGAGCGTGTATATGGAGCGTCGAGCCTGAATATCGCTATCCAGGATGGCGCAGATGCGGGCCAGAGCGTGCCGCATGTTCATGCGCATGTGGTACccaggaagaggggggattTGGATAGtaggggtgggatggatgcGGTTTATGAGAtgttggatggggaggagggcgatTTGAGGGATGTTTTTGCtaaggatggtgaggagggtggtaaggggaggaggaggtttcCGAGGGTGGATaatgaggagagggtggctaggtcggcggaggagatggagggggaggcgtGGAGGTTGgcgggggagatggagaaggaggatttAGATTAG
- a CDS encoding HD domain-containing protein (COG:S;~EggNog:ENOG410PHDD;~InterPro:IPR006674,IPR039356,IPR003607;~PFAM:PF12917,PF13023;~go_function: GO:0002953 - 5'-deoxynucleotidase activity [Evidence IEA]): protein MGSENPSKPLWTTQSVLASLPHPPEENSASPIPFFHLLERLKTTKREGWRRFGINSGESISDHMYRMSVMTMLAPPTLASRLNLPHCMKMALIHDMAESLVGDITPVDRVDKTEKARREAAVMDYIANNLLGGVPGGMLTGQEILKVFNEYEANETLEAQFVHDVDKMELLLQMVEYERANNIDLTEFCHVANKVQLPETKEWAATVLQEREKFWKSKATA from the exons ATGGGCTCCGAAAACCCCTCCAAACCCCTCTGGACCACCCAGTCCG TCCTGGCAAgcctccctcaccccccCGAGGAGAACTCCGCCTCTCCGATTCCCTTTTTCCACCTCCTCGAACGTCTCAAGACCACCAAGCGTGAAGGATGGCGCCGCTTCGGCATTAACTCCGGCGAATCCATCTCCGACCACATGTACCGCATGTCGGTGATGACCATGCTCGCGCCGCCTACCCTGGCCTCCCGCCTCAACCTGCCCCACTGCATGAAGATGGCCCTGATCCACGACATGGCCGAATCCCTCGTCGGCGACATCACCCCCGTCGACCGGGTCGACAAGACCGAGAAGGCGCGTCGCGAGGCCGCCGTCATGGACTACATTGCCAACAACCTCTTGGGCGGTGTTCCCGGTGGCATGTTGACCGGACAGGAGATCCTGAAGGTGTTCAACGAGTACGAGGCCAACGAGACTCTGGAGGCACAGTTCGTCCACGACGTCGACAAGATGGAGCTGCTGTTGCAGATGGTGGAGTACGAGCGCGCCAACAACATCGACCTCACGGAGTTCTGCCATGTCGCGAACAAGGTGCAGTTGCCGGAGACGAAGGAATGGGCGGCCACGGTGCTGCAGGAGCGCGAGAAATTCTGGAAGAGCAAGGCGACGGCATAA
- a CDS encoding uncharacterized protein (COG:S;~EggNog:ENOG410PHN9;~InterPro:IPR028163;~PFAM:PF14661) has translation MQSRTPRPKPPNWSPQPPLSVFVRNLQLLQLDRHDDWPHISLRSLADTSQNQRQRIRSIEWALYHLVTLWDPDTARDKLRPFFPPLEPLQSVNLRAALFRVLSELKKQGELGRETILRKSMLDDCKGEKFEELLAVFSTAVLRKTLAASSDPALQNVAMKLSLASGVTREEYQLMLPLILAHRVSLNQIGERRNKARDTHEKFTQLLELKKLQLDERAKENPPQLRDTGADIDALARDLRANWLGGEDWADTLVDGGARGSNDAFLELPFDIAWAKAKESSVDGLRANSSPDLLIDLESRVFRQRARLQRWRQYSASMRKHERVQSTSSTKSQPLVFREHQALTVASISKAVRQPVERASPKADDRALLFSMNEAIARINGRPAAHRHRHTHSDSKLRNPATVSSSSAAGSNRSSPQAEDTTRSTTTRTSTPSIPEPQPSVPSFSTTEVPEKDPSPPPERTSRFTLVERTRKSMSLIVPPTQPRPRESFRSHRPRPSYPINQFETPQRSHTIPSRASTPRDELFDEEADYASVFKSRPRVAHSPVASPAVHISPIGDFDLSPDEEIDLDGGDEEYVQDTPLVSRRRIL, from the exons ATGCAGTCACGAACCCCTCGCCCCAAACCCCCGAACTGGTCCCCTCAGCCTCCCCTCTCCGTTTTCGTCCGcaacctccaactcctccagctcgaTCGCCATGATGACTGGCCTCACATCTCTCTCCGCTCCCTCGCAGATACGTCGCAGAACCAGCGTCAGCGTATAAGGTCTATAGAATGGGCGCTCTATCACCTGGTTACCCTCTGGGACCCCGACACCGCCCGCGAT AAACTCcggcccttcttccctccgctCGAGCCCCTGCAGTCCGTCAATCTTCGTGCTGCTTTATTCCGTGTGCTCTCCGAATTGAAGAAACAGGGCGAGCTCGGCAGAGAAACCATTCTTCGCAAGTCAATGCTGGATGATTGCAAAGGAGAGAAATTCGAGGAACTATTGGCCGTCTTCTCTACTGCGGTGCTGCGGAAGACCCTCGCCGCTTCCTCAGATCCGGCACTACAAAATGTGGCCATGAAGCTTTCATTGGCCTCCGGGGTGACGCGCGAGGAATACCAGCTCAtgctccccctcatccttgCCCATCGGGTCTCTCTAAACCAAATCGGCGAGCGTCGCAACAAAGCCCGGGACACCCATGAGAAGTTTACCCAATTGCTAGAACTGAAAAAGCTGCAGCTTGATGAACGAGCTAAGGAGAACCCTCCCCAACTCCGCGACACTGGCGCCGACATAGATGCGCTGGCTCGCGACCTCAGGGCTAACTGGCTGGGGGGTGAGGACTGGGCGGATACCCTTGTCGACGGTGGTGCACGAGGCAGCAACGACGCTTTTCTGGAACTGCCGTTCGACATCGCATGGGCAAAAGCAAAGGAATCCAGCGTGGATGGCCTCCGTGCGAATTCATCCCCGGATCTGCTAATTGATCTGGAGTCTCGCGTCTTCCGTCAGCGTGCCCGGCTTCAGCGCTGGCGCCAGTACAGTGCATCTATGCGCAAACATGAGCGGGTACAATCCACAAGCTCAACCAAATCTCAACCGCTTGTCTTCCGAGAGCACCAAGCACTCACCGTCGCCAGCATCTCCAAAGCTGTCCGGCAGCCGGTGGAACGCGCCTCGCCCAAAGCAGACGACCGGGCGTTGCTTTTCTCCATGAATGAGGCCATTGCCCGGATCAACGGCCGACCCGCAGCGCATCGTCACCGCCATACTCATAGCGACTCAAAATTACGCAACCCTGCAACAGTCTCCTCCAGCTCAGCGGCTGGGAGCAACAGATCATCGCCCCAGGCCGAAGACACTACCCGCTCAACCACCACAAGAACTTCAACACCCTCCATCCCAGAGCCCCAGCCCAGCGTGCCCTCATTCTCAACCACTGAAGTCCCCGAAAAGgacccttctccccctcctgaACGAACTAGCAGGTTCACACTCGTCGAACGAACCCGCAAATCCATGTCGCTCATCGtaccacccacccaacccagACCAAGAGAAAGTTTTCGGTCCCACCGACCTCGGCCTTCTTACCCCATCAACCAGTTCGAGACGCCCCAGAGATCACACACCATCCCCAGTCGGGCCTCTACGCCACGCGACGAGCTCTTCGATGAGGAAGCGGACTACGCCAGCGTATTCAAGTCGCGGCCGCGTGTGGCGCACAGTCCGGTCGCCTCTCCCGCAGTACACATCAGCCCCATTGGGGATTTCGACCTGAGTCCGGACGAGGAAATCGACCTGGATGGGGGAGACGAGGAGTATGTGCAGGATACTCCGTTGGTGTCGAGACGGAGGATATTATGA
- a CDS encoding Mob1 family protein (COG:D;~EggNog:ENOG410PKJV;~InterPro:IPR005301,IPR036703;~PFAM:PF03637), whose product MATAGVSQATSPRLPSPPPFTEVQIGPKSPSVGESFDHETEQLLGASQTSEDGSTRRIRPGTRAGDMAVGPPLIPLSQLDSPFQLQEHLKALYNHYTRPEGSDTVVPINRDVAMQLAEPPDGVDRSLWLYELCRFLTMKVNNLIIAFFADSPPCSSQTCPEMRASEWQYLCAVHDPPKSCCAIDYCCHTLDWATNILTSPKYFPSRLTLGSETGGGAQASMRHLTNIFRRLYRIFAHAWFQHREVFWQVEGHDGLYIFFKTVCDMYSLIPEDNYTVPVEAEGVDVQQPAAPEHTDNRRMTILRKENEPLSLESMEPASISTGATTRRHKNSPSISSSVTTINEGAEDDEQPRQQAVAAATAAVAAANAAAAASAPTPAPAPVPTPVPAPKEAEPTPAAEEQQKSEPEPEPEPSVDDNGSKVTVSEVHADDDEATQESVEKPEEKPEEKPETAEPEAEPKAEAEAEAEAEAEEPAKPESEAPAETEAKPEVEAETKQPSEQISEQEAPAQEAAQEA is encoded by the exons ATGGCTACTGCGGGAGTCTCGCAGGCCACCTCTCCACGTCTGCCTAGTCCGCCCCCGTTCACGGAGGTCCAGATCGGGCCCAAGTCACCCTCGGTCGGCGAGTCCTTTGACCACGAGACGGAGCAATTGCTGGGCGCTTCACAAACATCGGAGGATGGCTCAACCAGGAGGATTCGTCCGGGTACTAGAGCTGGGGATATGGCTGTTGGACCGCCTCTGATTCCTCTCTCCCAG CTCGATTCCCCCTTCCAACTCCAAGAACACCTCAAGGCTCTCTACAATCATTACACACGGCCCGAAGGCTCTGATACAGTAGTTCCCATCAATCGGGATGTCGCCATGCAGCTCGCAGAACCCCCGGACGGCGTCGACCGGTCGCTATGGCTCTACGAGCTGTGTCGCTTCCTGACTATGAAAGTCAACAATCTTatcatcgccttcttcgccgactCTCCTCCCTGCTCCTCCCAAACTTGCCCCGAGATGCGGGCATCCGAGTGGCAGTACCTCTGTGCCGTGCACGATCCGCCCAAATCCTGCTGCGCCATCGACTATTGCTGCCATACCCTCGATTGGGCCACGAATATCCTTACGTCGCCTAAATACTTTCCCAGCCGACTGACTCTCGGCTCGGAGACGGGCGGCGGCGCACAGGCCAGCATGAGACATTTGACCAACATCTTCCGACGGCTGTATCGCATCTTTGCGCACGCCTGGTTCCAACACCGGGAGGTGTTCTGGCAGGTGGAGGGACACGACGGgctatatattttcttcaAGACGGTCTGCGACATGTACAGTCTCATTCCGGAGGATAATTACACGGTTCctgtggaggcggagggcGTGGATGTTCAGCAGCCGGCCGCGCCGGAGCACACGGACAATCGTCGGATGACAATCTTGCGCAAGGAGAACGAGCCGTTGTCGCTGGAGAGTATGGAGCCAGCGTCCATCAGCACGGGAGCAACTACGAGGCGTCACAAGAATAGCCCGTCGATCAGCTCGAGCGTGACGACCATCAACGAGGGCGCAGAGGACGACGAGCAGCCGAGGCAGCAGGCTGTAGCGGCGGCAACGGCGGCGGTTGCAGCTGCGAATGCCGCAGCGGCTGCTTCCGCTCCAAcccctgctcctgctcctgttCCCACCCCTGTCCCTGCACCGAAGGAGGCCGAGCCAACGCCAGCGGCCGAGGAGCAGCAAAAGTctgagccggagccggagccggagccttCCGTTGACGACAACGGATCTAAGGTCACTGTTTCGGAGGTACacgccgacgatgacgaggctACCCAGGAGTCAGTAGAGAAGCCGGAAGAGAAACCAGAGGAGAAGCCAGAGACAGCGGAGCCCGAGGCCGAGCccaaggctgaggctgaggctgaagctgaagctgaggCGGAAGAGCCGGCCAAGCCTGAAAGCGAAGCCCCCGCAGAGACGGAGGCGAAGCCCGAGGTAGAGGCAGAAACAAAGCAACCGAGCGAGCAAATTAGCGAACAGGAAGCGCCAGCGCAGGAAGCAGCGCAGGAGGCGTAG
- a CDS encoding CobW family GTP-binding protein (COG:H;~EggNog:ENOG410PGH6;~InterPro:IPR036627,IPR003495,IPR027417,IPR011629;~PFAM:PF02492,PF07683): MTAGALSPSGSCWVYTPVNFFSPACTNTAFNMDDDDAPPQLVDISTAPDVAPPSTSLDTPPQNRVPITLVTGYLGAGKTTLLNYILTEKHGKKIAVIMNEFGDCKTQPIHFSSHYINNKQNNPINTHPATDIEKPLTVNQDGQEVTEWMEVGNGCICCSVKDNGVMAIESLMERRGAFDYILLETTGLADPGNIAPVFWVDDNLGSSIYLDGIVTLVDAKNILHLLDEPTPEETVSSHGTAESESNHTHTHTGPVLSMAHMQISHADVIIINKADLVTADELATVQDRVTAINSAAKIHITDHSKTPKIEGVVLDLHAYDHLDSLDFAQKGHSHMDPSISTIALTTPPITPAQVSRVDTWLQSVLWDSVMPLAEEVSGPTGFDIHRLKGILVLSDGSTKIIQAVRDVFEIRDSEPADGKNQCKIVLIGRGLGGADGGRAWQRSLEEWLGR; the protein is encoded by the exons ATGACTGCCGGTGCCCTAAGCCCTAGCGGTTCCTGTTGGG TTTATACTCCGGTCAACTTTTTCTCCCCAGCTTGCACAAACACAGCGTTCAATatggacgacgacgatgccCCACCCCAGCTGGTTGACATCTCGACCGCCCCCGATGTGGCCCCGCCATCGACGTCACTAGACACGCCGCCTCAGAACCGCGTGCCCATCACGCTTGTGACTG GCTATCTGGGAGCCGGCAAGACCACTCTCCTCAACTATATCCTCACCGAGAAGCATGGCAAGAAGATTGCCGTGATCATGAACG AGTTCGGTGACTGTAAGACACAACCCATACACTTTTCCTCTCACTATATAAacaacaaacaaaacaacccAATTAACACCCACCCAGCAACCGACATCGAGAAACCCCTAACCGTCAACCAAGACGGTCAAGAAGTGACCGAATGGATGGAAGTCGGCAATGGCTGCATCTGCTGCTCCGTCAA AGACAACGGCGTCATGGCCATCGAATCCCTAATGGAACGCCGCGGCGCCTTCGACTACATCCTACTTGAAACAACAGGACTCGCCGACCCAGGCAACATCGCCCCAGTCTTCTGGGTCGACGACAACCTGGGAAGCAGCATCTACCTCGACGGAATCGTCACACTGGTCGACGCCAAAAACATCCTGCACCTGCTCGACGAGCCCACTCCGGAAGAAACCGTCTCCAGTCACGGAACCGCCGAATCCGAATCCAACCATACGCACACGCACACCGGCCCCGTCCTCTCCATGGCACACATGCAAATCTCGCACGCCGAcgtaatcatcatcaacaaagcCGACCTCGTCACAGCAGACGAACTCGCCACAGTCCAAGACCGCGTGACGGCCATCAACAGCGCAGCTAAAATCCACATCACGGATCATAGCAAAACGCCGAAGATAGAGGGCGTGGTGTTGGATTTGCATGCGTATGATCATTTGGATTCGTTGGATTTTGCTCAGAAGGGACATAGTCATATGGATCCG TCCATCTCAACCATCGCCCTCACTACACCCCCCATCACCCCGGCCCAAGTATCCCGCGTGGACACCTGGCTTCAATCCGTCCTCTGGGACTCTGTCATGCCGCTTGCGGAGGAAGTATCTGGGCCGACGGGATTCGATATCCATCGGTTAAAGGGGATTCTGGTGCTGAGTGATGGGTCGACGAAGATTATTCAGGCAGTGCGGGATGTTTTTGAGATTAGGGATTCGGAGCCGGCGGATGGGAAGAACCAGTGTAAGATTGTTTTGATTGGACGGGGGttgggtggtgctgatggggGGAGAGCGTGGCAGAGGAGTTTGGAGGAGTGGTTGGGCCGGTAG